In Salana multivorans, a single genomic region encodes these proteins:
- the rplL gene encoding 50S ribosomal protein L7/L12 — protein MAKLTADELIDAFKELTLIELSDFVKKFEEVFEVTAAAPAAVAVQAVAGASDAPAEEEEKTEFDVILEEVGSQKIAVIKEVRAITGLGLKEAKDLVDGAPKPVLEAANKEAADKAKEQLEGAGAKVTIK, from the coding sequence ATGGCGAAGCTCACCGCTGACGAGCTCATCGACGCTTTCAAGGAGCTCACCCTCATCGAGCTCTCGGACTTCGTGAAGAAGTTCGAGGAGGTCTTCGAGGTCACGGCCGCCGCTCCGGCCGCCGTTGCCGTCCAGGCCGTTGCCGGCGCCTCCGACGCTCCCGCCGAGGAGGAGGAGAAGACCGAGTTCGACGTCATCCTCGAGGAGGTCGGCTCGCAGAAGATCGCCGTCATCAAGGAGGTGCGCGCCATCACGGGTCTCGGCCTGAAGGAGGCGAAGGACCTCGTCGACGGCGCTCCGAAGCCGGTCCTCGAGGCCGCCAACAAGGAGGCCGCGGACAAGGCCAAGGAGCAGCTCGAGGGCGCTGGCGCCAAGGTCACCATCAAGTGA
- the rplA gene encoding 50S ribosomal protein L1, with protein sequence MPKHGKAYRKAATGIDRSTTYSPLAAMRLAKETATAKFDPTVEVAFRLGVDQRKADQMVRGTVNLPHGTGKTARVVVFAVGERAQQAIDAGADEVGGDELIEKVAAGYTDFDAAIATPDLMGKVGRLGRVLGPRGLMPNPRTGTVTMDVAKAVSEIKGGRIEFRVDKHGNLHVIVGKASFSDAQLAENYAAVLEEILRLKPSSSKGRYLLKGTVATTMGPGIPLDVTRTRNVAAEDAA encoded by the coding sequence ATGCCCAAGCACGGCAAGGCCTACCGCAAGGCGGCCACCGGTATCGACCGCTCGACCACCTACTCCCCGCTGGCCGCGATGCGCCTGGCGAAGGAGACGGCGACGGCGAAGTTCGACCCGACGGTCGAGGTGGCGTTCCGCCTCGGCGTCGACCAGCGCAAGGCGGACCAGATGGTGCGCGGCACCGTCAACCTCCCGCACGGCACGGGCAAGACGGCCCGCGTCGTCGTCTTCGCCGTCGGCGAGCGCGCGCAGCAGGCCATCGACGCCGGTGCCGACGAGGTCGGTGGCGACGAGCTCATCGAGAAGGTCGCCGCCGGCTACACCGACTTCGACGCCGCGATCGCGACGCCGGACCTCATGGGCAAGGTCGGCCGCCTCGGCCGCGTCCTCGGCCCGCGCGGTCTCATGCCGAACCCGCGCACCGGCACCGTGACGATGGACGTGGCGAAGGCCGTGTCCGAGATCAAGGGTGGCCGGATCGAGTTCCGCGTCGACAAGCACGGCAACCTCCACGTGATCGTCGGGAAGGCCTCCTTCTCCGACGCGCAGCTCGCCGAGAACTACGCGGCGGTGCTCGAGGAGATCCTGCGTCTCAAGCCGTCCTCCTCCAAGGGCCGCTACCTGCTCAAGGGCACCGTCGCCACGACGATGGGCCCCGGCATCCCGCTCGACGTGACGCGCACGCGCAACGTCGCCGCCGAGGACGCCGCCTGA
- the rpoB gene encoding DNA-directed RNA polymerase subunit beta, whose protein sequence is MAASSNPSIADAIANRTASRRVSFAKITEPLQAPDLLGLQLDSFDWLLGNERWQARVEAAAERNQPVPSTSGLEEIFEEISPIEDLGQSMELRFKDHRFEPPKYTAEECKEKDFTFSAPLFVTAEFTNFVTGEIKSQTVFMGDFPLMTDRGTFIINGTERVVVSQLVRSPGVYFERIADKTSDKDVLSVKMIPSRGAWLEFEIDKRDAVGVRIDRKRKQSVTVFLKALGLTEGEIREQFADFPVVLETLEKDTVKTQDEALLDIYRKIRPGEPPTIEAGRNLLDNFYFNPKRYDLAKVGRYKLNKKLGRTAPLSDSVLTPEDIVATIKYLAALHRGIDEVDLGTSEAPAVVRVETDDIDHFGNRRIRAVGELIQNQVRTGLSRMERVVRERMTTQDIEAITPQTLINIRPVVASIKEFFGTSQLSQFMDQNNPLAGLTHKRRLSALGPGGLSRDRASMEVRDVHPSHYGRMCPIETPEGPNIGLIGSLATYARINPFGFVETPYRKVIDGVVTDEVVYLTADDEDRHVIAQANAPLTDDNTFAEKNVLVRAGGEEAVLVPADEVDYMDVSPRQMVSVATAMIPFLEHDDANRALMGANMQRQAVPLVRSEAPLVGTGMERRAAIDAGDVIVAHTPGVVTEVSADGIVVMHDDGTHFTYRVAKFQRSNQGTSYNQRVLVDEGQRVEVGSVLADGPATDEGELALGRNLLVGFMSWEGHNYEDAIILSQRLVSEDILSSIHIEEHEVDARDTKLGPEEITRDIPNVSDEVLADLDERGIVRIGAEVGSGDVLVGKVTPKGETELTPEERLLRAIFGEKSREVRDTSLKVPHGEQGTVIGVREFNREDGDELPPGVNQLVRVYVAQRRKITDGDKLAGRHGNKGVISKILPVEDMPFLEDGTPLDVILNPLGVPGRMNVGQVMETHLGWVAKNGWDASLDGDAGKDGVPGWAKHLPASALAAEPGTTVATPVFDGVREEELAGLLDSTLRTRDGVQLVNSSGKARLFDGRSGEPFPEPISIGYMYILKLHHLVDDKIHARSTGPYSMITQQPLGGKAQFGGQRFGEMEVWALEAYGAAYALQELLTIKSDDVPGRVKVYEAIVKGENIPEPGIPESFKVLIKEMQSLCLNVEVLSADGTLIEMRDTDEEVYRAAEELGIDLSRRPDASNIDEI, encoded by the coding sequence TTGGCTGCCTCGAGCAACCCTTCGATCGCTGACGCCATCGCCAACCGCACCGCTTCGCGAAGGGTTTCCTTCGCCAAGATCACGGAGCCCCTCCAGGCTCCCGACCTCCTCGGACTCCAGCTCGACAGCTTCGACTGGCTCCTCGGCAACGAGCGCTGGCAGGCGCGTGTCGAGGCCGCGGCGGAGCGCAACCAGCCCGTCCCGAGCACGTCGGGCCTCGAGGAGATCTTCGAGGAGATCTCTCCCATCGAGGACCTGGGCCAGTCCATGGAGCTCCGCTTCAAGGACCACCGCTTCGAGCCGCCGAAGTACACGGCCGAGGAGTGCAAGGAGAAGGACTTCACCTTCTCCGCGCCGCTCTTCGTCACGGCGGAGTTCACGAACTTCGTCACGGGCGAGATCAAGTCGCAGACCGTGTTCATGGGCGACTTCCCGCTCATGACCGACCGCGGCACGTTCATCATCAACGGCACCGAGCGCGTCGTCGTCTCGCAGCTCGTCCGCTCGCCCGGCGTCTACTTCGAGCGCATCGCCGACAAGACGTCCGACAAGGACGTGCTGTCGGTGAAGATGATCCCGAGCCGCGGCGCGTGGCTCGAGTTCGAGATCGACAAGCGCGACGCCGTCGGCGTGCGCATCGACCGCAAGCGCAAGCAGTCCGTCACCGTCTTCCTCAAGGCGCTCGGCCTCACCGAGGGCGAGATCCGCGAGCAGTTCGCCGACTTCCCCGTCGTGCTCGAAACGCTCGAGAAGGACACGGTCAAGACGCAGGACGAGGCGCTGCTCGACATCTACCGGAAGATCCGTCCGGGCGAGCCGCCGACCATCGAGGCCGGCCGCAACCTCCTCGACAACTTCTACTTCAACCCGAAGCGCTACGACCTCGCGAAGGTCGGCCGCTACAAGCTGAACAAGAAGCTCGGTCGCACCGCCCCGCTCTCGGACTCGGTGCTCACCCCCGAGGACATCGTCGCGACGATCAAGTACCTCGCGGCGCTGCACCGCGGCATCGACGAGGTCGACCTCGGCACCTCCGAGGCCCCGGCCGTCGTGCGCGTCGAGACGGACGACATCGACCACTTTGGCAACCGCCGCATCCGCGCGGTCGGCGAGCTCATTCAGAACCAGGTCCGCACGGGCCTGTCCCGGATGGAGCGCGTGGTCCGCGAGCGCATGACGACGCAGGACATCGAGGCGATCACGCCGCAGACGCTCATCAACATCCGGCCGGTCGTCGCCTCCATCAAGGAGTTCTTCGGCACGAGCCAGCTCTCCCAGTTCATGGACCAGAACAACCCCCTGGCGGGCCTCACGCACAAGCGTCGCCTGAGCGCCCTCGGCCCGGGTGGTCTGAGCCGTGACCGGGCGAGCATGGAGGTCCGTGACGTCCACCCGTCGCACTACGGCCGCATGTGCCCGATCGAGACCCCCGAGGGTCCGAACATCGGTCTCATCGGCTCGCTCGCGACGTACGCGCGGATCAACCCGTTCGGCTTCGTCGAGACGCCGTACCGCAAGGTGATCGACGGCGTCGTGACCGACGAGGTCGTCTACCTCACGGCCGACGACGAGGACCGTCACGTCATCGCGCAGGCCAACGCGCCGCTGACCGACGACAACACCTTCGCCGAGAAGAACGTCCTCGTCCGCGCCGGTGGTGAGGAGGCCGTCCTGGTCCCCGCCGACGAGGTGGACTACATGGACGTCTCCCCGCGCCAGATGGTGTCGGTCGCCACCGCGATGATCCCGTTCCTCGAGCACGACGACGCGAACCGCGCCCTCATGGGCGCGAACATGCAGCGCCAGGCGGTGCCGCTGGTCCGCTCCGAGGCCCCGCTCGTCGGGACCGGCATGGAGCGCCGCGCGGCGATCGACGCCGGCGACGTCATCGTCGCCCACACCCCCGGTGTGGTCACGGAGGTCTCGGCCGACGGGATCGTCGTCATGCACGACGACGGGACGCACTTCACCTACCGCGTCGCGAAGTTCCAGCGCTCCAACCAGGGCACGTCCTACAACCAGCGCGTGCTGGTCGACGAGGGCCAGCGCGTCGAGGTGGGCTCCGTGCTCGCCGACGGGCCGGCGACGGACGAGGGCGAGCTCGCGCTCGGCCGCAACCTCCTCGTCGGGTTCATGTCGTGGGAGGGCCACAACTACGAGGACGCCATCATCCTGAGCCAGCGGCTCGTCTCGGAGGACATCCTCTCCTCGATCCACATCGAGGAGCACGAGGTCGACGCCCGCGACACCAAGCTGGGTCCGGAGGAGATCACCCGCGACATCCCGAACGTCTCCGACGAGGTCCTCGCCGACCTCGACGAGCGCGGCATCGTCCGGATCGGTGCCGAGGTCGGGTCGGGCGACGTCCTGGTCGGCAAGGTCACGCCCAAGGGTGAGACCGAGCTGACGCCGGAGGAGCGCCTGCTCCGCGCCATCTTCGGGGAGAAGTCCCGCGAGGTGCGCGACACGTCCCTCAAGGTGCCGCACGGCGAGCAGGGCACGGTCATCGGCGTGCGCGAGTTCAACCGCGAGGACGGCGACGAGCTGCCCCCGGGGGTCAACCAGCTCGTCCGCGTCTACGTCGCCCAGCGCCGCAAGATCACGGACGGTGACAAGCTCGCCGGCCGTCACGGCAACAAGGGTGTCATCTCGAAGATCCTGCCCGTCGAGGACATGCCGTTCCTCGAGGACGGGACGCCGCTCGACGTCATCCTCAACCCGCTCGGCGTGCCCGGCCGCATGAACGTCGGCCAGGTCATGGAGACCCACCTCGGGTGGGTCGCCAAGAACGGCTGGGACGCGTCGCTCGACGGCGACGCCGGCAAGGACGGCGTCCCGGGCTGGGCGAAGCACCTGCCCGCCTCGGCCCTCGCGGCCGAGCCGGGCACGACGGTTGCGACGCCGGTCTTCGACGGTGTGCGCGAGGAGGAGCTCGCGGGTCTGCTCGACTCGACGCTCCGCACGCGCGACGGGGTCCAGCTGGTCAACTCCAGCGGCAAGGCGCGGCTGTTCGACGGCCGCTCCGGCGAGCCGTTCCCGGAGCCGATCTCGATCGGCTACATGTACATCCTCAAGCTGCACCACCTGGTGGACGACAAGATCCACGCGCGTTCCACCGGTCCGTACTCGATGATCACCCAGCAGCCGCTCGGTGGTAAGGCGCAGTTCGGTGGCCAGCGGTTCGGCGAGATGGAGGTGTGGGCCCTCGAGGCGTACGGCGCCGCCTACGCGCTGCAGGAGCTGCTCACCATCAAGTCGGACGACGTCCCGGGCCGCGTCAAGGTCTACGAGGCGATCGTCAAGGGCGAGAACATCCCCGAGCCGGGCATCCCCGAGTCCTTCAAGGTGCTCATCAAGGAGATGCAGTCGCTGTGCCTGAACGTCGAGGTCCTCTCGGCCGACGGCACGCTCATCGAGATGCGCGACACGGACGAGGAGGTCTACCGGGCCGCCGAGGAGCTCGGGATCGACCTGTCCCGCCGTCCTGACGCCAGCAACATCGACGAGATCTGA
- a CDS encoding DNA-directed RNA polymerase subunit beta', whose protein sequence is MLDVNLFDELRIGLATADDVRTWSHGEVKKPETINYRTLKPEKDGLFCERIFGPTRDWECSCGKYKRVRFKGIVCERCQVEVTRSKVRRERMGHIELAAPVTHIWYFKGVPSRLGYLLDLAPKDLEKVIYFAAHMITAVDAERRSQDLASLQNEIDIEKAQITKRLDGDISERTKKLESDLAELEAEGAKADVRKKVQQSAEREMQQLRNRSKQETERLERVWDRFKNLKVADLEGDEMLYRELEARYGSYFEGAMGAEAIKRRLETFDLEAEAETLREIIRTGKGQRKTRALKRLKVVNAFLTTTNSPLGMVLDCIPVIPPDLRPMVQLDGGRFATSDLNDLYRRVINRNNRLKRLLDLGAPEIIVNNEKRMLQEAVDALFDNGRRGRPVTGPGNRPLKSISDMLKGKQGRFRQNLLGKRVDYSGRSVIVVGPQLKLHQCGLPKQMALELFKPFVMKRLVDLNHAQNIKSAKRMVERARPVVWDVLEEVITEHPVLLNRAPTLHRLGIQAFEPQLVEGKAIHLHPLVCAAFNADFDGDQMAVHLPLSAEAQAEARILMLSSNNILKPSDGRPVTMPSQDMIIGLFHLTSDREDAKGAGRSFSSIAEAIMAFDAGELDLNAEIKVLMDDLVPPVGYEAPEGWESGDTILFGTTLGRALFNETLPVDYPYVNGVVGKKELSVIVNDLAERYPKVEVAASLDALKAAGFQWATRSGLTIAFSDVVPPDTKPEILDRYEDAAAKVQAQFDLGLITDEERRSELIDIWTKATDEVDEAMRANFPTRNTIQRMVTSGARGNWMQVRQIAGMRGLVANPKGEIIPRPITSNYREGLSVLEYFIATHGARKGLADTALRTADSGYLTRRLVDVSQDVIIREEDCGTERGLVMTIAEKDSTGKAYRAETVETSAYARTLAVDVVGEDGEVLANAGEDVGDVVIEKLVEHGIETIKVRSVLTCASRVGTCAMCYGRSLATGKLVDVGEAVGIIAAQSIGEPGTQLTMRTFHTGGVAAAEDITQGLPRVQELFEARTPKGEAPISEAAGRVRIDDTERTRKLVVTPDDGSEELAYPVSKRSRLLISDGDHVAVGQQLVAGAVDPKKVLRILGPQAVQKHLVQQVQETYRSQGVDIHDKHIEVIVRQMLRRVTVLDSGDSDLLPGELAERSRFEEENRRVVSEGGTPASGRPELMGITKASLATDSWLSAASFQETTKVLTEAAMSGRSDSLLGLKENVILGKLIPAGTGLPRYRDVSVEPTEEAKAELYPAFGYDDIEYLPMSYETGSGEAIALEELDLGRGFDDYR, encoded by the coding sequence TTGCTCGACGTCAACCTGTTCGACGAGCTGCGGATCGGCCTCGCGACGGCCGATGACGTGCGCACCTGGTCGCACGGCGAGGTCAAGAAGCCGGAGACGATCAACTACCGCACGCTCAAGCCCGAGAAGGACGGCCTGTTCTGCGAGCGCATCTTCGGTCCCACGCGGGACTGGGAGTGCTCGTGCGGCAAGTACAAGCGCGTGCGCTTCAAGGGCATCGTCTGCGAGCGCTGCCAGGTCGAGGTGACGCGCTCGAAGGTCCGCCGTGAGCGGATGGGCCACATCGAGCTCGCGGCGCCCGTGACGCACATCTGGTACTTCAAGGGCGTCCCCTCGCGCCTCGGGTACCTGCTCGACCTCGCCCCGAAGGACCTGGAGAAGGTCATCTACTTCGCGGCGCACATGATCACGGCCGTCGACGCCGAGCGTCGTTCGCAGGACCTCGCGTCGCTGCAGAACGAGATCGACATCGAGAAGGCGCAGATCACCAAGCGGCTCGACGGCGACATCTCCGAGCGGACCAAGAAGCTCGAGTCCGACCTGGCCGAGCTCGAGGCCGAGGGCGCCAAGGCCGACGTGCGCAAGAAGGTGCAGCAGTCCGCCGAGCGCGAGATGCAGCAGCTGCGCAACCGGTCCAAGCAGGAGACCGAGCGTCTCGAGCGCGTCTGGGACCGGTTCAAGAACCTCAAGGTCGCCGACCTCGAGGGCGACGAGATGCTCTACCGCGAGCTCGAGGCGCGCTACGGCTCGTACTTCGAGGGTGCGATGGGCGCCGAGGCGATCAAGCGTCGCCTCGAGACCTTCGACCTCGAGGCCGAGGCCGAGACGCTGCGCGAGATCATCCGCACGGGCAAGGGCCAGCGCAAGACCCGCGCCCTCAAGCGGCTCAAGGTCGTCAACGCGTTCCTCACGACGACGAACTCCCCGCTCGGCATGGTGCTCGACTGCATCCCGGTGATCCCGCCGGACCTGCGCCCGATGGTCCAGCTCGACGGTGGCCGCTTCGCGACCTCCGACCTGAACGACCTGTACCGCCGCGTCATCAACCGGAACAACCGGCTCAAGCGTCTGCTCGACCTCGGCGCGCCCGAGATCATCGTGAACAACGAGAAGCGGATGCTCCAGGAGGCCGTCGACGCGCTGTTCGACAACGGCCGCCGCGGCCGCCCGGTCACGGGCCCCGGCAACCGCCCGCTCAAGTCCATCTCGGACATGCTCAAGGGCAAGCAGGGGCGCTTCCGCCAGAACCTGCTCGGCAAGCGCGTCGACTACTCGGGCCGCTCGGTCATCGTCGTCGGCCCGCAGCTCAAGCTGCACCAGTGCGGTCTGCCCAAGCAGATGGCGCTCGAGCTGTTCAAGCCGTTCGTGATGAAGCGTCTCGTCGACCTCAACCACGCGCAGAACATCAAGAGCGCCAAGCGGATGGTCGAGCGCGCGCGTCCCGTCGTGTGGGACGTGCTCGAGGAGGTCATCACGGAGCACCCGGTGCTGCTCAACCGCGCACCCACGCTGCACCGTCTCGGCATCCAGGCGTTCGAGCCCCAGCTCGTCGAGGGCAAGGCGATTCACCTGCACCCGCTCGTCTGCGCGGCGTTCAACGCCGACTTCGACGGCGACCAGATGGCCGTCCACCTGCCCCTGAGCGCCGAGGCGCAGGCCGAGGCCCGCATCCTCATGCTCTCGAGCAACAACATCCTCAAGCCGTCGGACGGTCGTCCGGTGACCATGCCGTCGCAGGACATGATCATCGGTCTGTTCCACCTCACGTCCGACCGTGAGGACGCAAAGGGCGCCGGCCGCTCGTTCTCCTCGATCGCCGAGGCGATCATGGCGTTCGACGCCGGGGAGCTGGACCTGAACGCCGAGATCAAGGTCCTCATGGACGACCTCGTGCCGCCGGTCGGCTACGAGGCGCCGGAGGGCTGGGAGAGCGGCGACACGATCCTCTTCGGGACGACGCTGGGCCGCGCGCTGTTCAACGAGACCCTCCCGGTCGACTACCCGTACGTCAACGGGGTCGTCGGCAAGAAGGAGCTCTCGGTCATCGTCAACGACCTGGCCGAGCGCTACCCGAAGGTGGAGGTGGCCGCGAGCCTCGACGCCCTCAAGGCGGCGGGGTTCCAGTGGGCGACCCGCTCGGGCCTCACCATCGCGTTCTCCGACGTCGTGCCCCCGGACACCAAGCCGGAGATCCTCGACCGGTACGAGGACGCGGCCGCGAAGGTCCAGGCGCAGTTCGACCTGGGTCTCATCACGGACGAGGAGCGTCGCAGCGAGCTCATCGACATCTGGACCAAGGCGACCGACGAGGTCGACGAGGCGATGCGCGCCAACTTCCCGACGCGCAACACCATCCAGCGGATGGTCACCTCGGGTGCTCGTGGTAACTGGATGCAGGTCCGCCAGATCGCCGGTATGCGCGGCCTCGTGGCGAACCCGAAGGGTGAGATCATCCCGCGTCCGATCACCTCGAACTACCGCGAGGGCCTCTCGGTGCTCGAGTACTTCATCGCGACGCACGGCGCCCGCAAGGGTCTGGCCGACACCGCTCTGCGGACGGCCGACTCGGGCTACCTCACGCGCCGCCTCGTCGACGTCTCCCAGGACGTCATCATCCGCGAGGAGGACTGCGGCACCGAGCGCGGCCTCGTCATGACGATCGCGGAGAAGGACTCCACCGGCAAGGCCTACCGGGCCGAGACGGTCGAGACCTCGGCCTACGCACGGACCCTCGCGGTCGACGTGGTGGGCGAGGACGGCGAGGTGCTCGCGAACGCGGGCGAGGACGTCGGCGACGTCGTCATCGAGAAGCTCGTCGAGCACGGGATCGAGACCATCAAGGTCCGCTCCGTCCTCACCTGCGCCTCGCGGGTCGGCACGTGCGCGATGTGCTACGGCCGCTCGCTGGCCACGGGCAAGCTCGTCGACGTCGGCGAGGCGGTCGGCATCATCGCCGCCCAGTCCATCGGCGAGCCCGGCACCCAGCTGACGATGCGGACGTTCCACACCGGTGGTGTGGCGGCGGCCGAGGACATCACGCAGGGTCTGCCGCGCGTCCAGGAGCTGTTCGAGGCCCGCACCCCCAAGGGTGAGGCCCCGATCTCCGAGGCCGCCGGCCGCGTCCGGATCGACGACACGGAGCGCACGCGCAAGCTCGTCGTGACGCCCGACGACGGCAGCGAGGAGCTGGCCTACCCGGTCTCCAAGCGCTCGCGGCTGCTCATCTCCGACGGCGACCACGTCGCGGTCGGGCAGCAGCTCGTCGCCGGTGCGGTCGACCCCAAGAAGGTGCTGCGCATCCTCGGCCCGCAGGCCGTGCAGAAGCACCTCGTTCAGCAGGTCCAGGAGACCTACCGGAGCCAGGGCGTCGACATCCACGACAAGCACATCGAGGTCATCGTCCGGCAGATGCTGCGTCGCGTGACCGTGCTCGACTCGGGTGACTCCGACCTGCTGCCGGGTGAGCTCGCCGAGCGCTCCCGGTTCGAGGAGGAGAACCGCCGCGTCGTCTCCGAGGGCGGCACGCCGGCCTCGGGCCGCCCGGAGCTCATGGGGATCACCAAGGCGTCGCTCGCCACGGACTCCTGGCTCTCGGCCGCCTCCTTCCAGGAGACGACCAAGGTGCTCACCGAGGCCGCGATGTCGGGTCGCTCCGACTCGCTGCTCGGCCTCAAGGAGAACGTCATCCTCGGTAAGCTCATCCCCGCCGGGACGGGCCTTCCGCGGTACCGCGACGTGTCGGTCGAGCCGACCGAGGAGGCGAAGGCCGAGCTGTACCCGGCCTTCGGCTACGACGACATCGAGTACCTGCCGATGTCCTACGAGACCGGCTCCGGCGAGGCGATCGCCCTCGAGGAGCTCGACCTCGGTCGCGGCTTCGACGACTACCGCTGA
- the rplJ gene encoding 50S ribosomal protein L10: MARPDKAAAVAELTELFRGSSAAVLTEYRGLTVAQLKQLRKALGAEAQYAVAKNTLAAIAAREAGLESFAEQLSGPSAIAFVSGDPVTAAKGLRDFAKANPALVVKAGVLDGKEITPAEITALADLESREVLLAKAAGAMKAKLFQAAYVFTAPASQAVRTIEALREKQAAA, translated from the coding sequence ATGGCGAGGCCCGACAAGGCGGCAGCCGTCGCAGAGCTCACCGAGCTCTTCCGCGGCTCCAGCGCTGCGGTGCTCACCGAGTACCGCGGCCTCACGGTCGCCCAGCTCAAGCAGCTGCGCAAGGCCCTCGGGGCCGAGGCGCAGTACGCCGTGGCGAAGAACACGCTGGCCGCGATCGCGGCGCGCGAGGCCGGTCTCGAGAGCTTCGCTGAGCAGCTCTCCGGCCCGAGCGCCATCGCCTTCGTCTCCGGGGACCCGGTGACGGCGGCCAAGGGTCTGCGTGACTTCGCCAAGGCGAACCCGGCACTGGTCGTCAAGGCCGGTGTGCTCGACGGCAAGGAGATCACTCCTGCCGAGATCACCGCACTCGCCGACCTGGAGTCGCGCGAGGTGCTGCTGGCCAAGGCGGCCGGTGCGATGAAGGCGAAGCTCTTCCAGGCTGCGTACGTCTTCACCGCTCCCGCGTCGCAGGCGGTCCGCACCATCGAGGCCCTGCGCGAGAAGCAGGCCGCTGCCTGA
- the rplK gene encoding 50S ribosomal protein L11, translating to MPPKKKVSGYIKLQIKAGAANPAPPIGPALGQHGVNIMEFCKAYNAATEAQRGDVIPVEITVYEDRSFTFILKTPPAAELIKKAAGLAKASSTPSRTTAGQITRDQVREIATTKMPDLNANDLAAAEKIIEGTARSMGITVAE from the coding sequence ATGCCTCCCAAGAAGAAGGTCTCCGGCTACATCAAGCTCCAGATCAAGGCCGGTGCGGCCAACCCCGCCCCGCCGATCGGTCCGGCGCTCGGTCAGCACGGCGTCAACATCATGGAGTTCTGCAAGGCCTACAACGCCGCCACCGAGGCGCAGCGTGGCGACGTGATCCCGGTCGAGATCACCGTCTACGAGGACCGTTCGTTCACGTTCATCCTCAAGACGCCGCCGGCCGCCGAGCTCATCAAGAAGGCCGCCGGCCTCGCCAAGGCGTCCTCCACCCCGAGCCGCACCACGGCCGGCCAGATCACGCGCGACCAGGTCCGCGAGATCGCCACCACCAAGATGCCCGACCTCAACGCGAACGACCTCGCGGCCGCCGAGAAGATCATCGAGGGCACCGCGCGCTCGATGGGCATCACGGTCGCCGAGTAG